Part of the Azospirillum brasilense genome is shown below.
GGAGGCTTCCATAACCGCTACTCTGGATGTGTTGATGGTTGGCCGTCCCAGCTCGATGAGCAGTTCGACCGCATTACTGGTGAGTTCGCGCGTGCCGAGCCGCGTTTGCAGACCCGCAGCAAGTACCTGGAAGGGCTGCTCGGCGGCGCCAAGCGCAAGAACGGCTGACCAGCACATCGAAAAGGGAAGATTGGTATCGCCGAAGGTATGGTTTTCCGCACCAAACCTGTTCACGAGCCTCTTGGATCACGCCGACGCAACTCGCCGCATATAGGAGTCGAATCCGTCGAGAAGGGCAGCGACTCGGATACGAAAGGGAGAGAGCATTGAGAGCGACACGACGCGCCGTCCTGCACGGTGTTCTGGCCGGGGCCGCCCTTATGATGCCACGGCGCGTCCAGGCACAGATCAGAGAAACGCCGGTTCGACGCATTCCGTCCTCGGGAGAGGCCATTCCTCCCGTGGGCTTGGGCACCTGGATCACGTTCAACGTGGGCGACGATCCTGAACTGCGCGCCGAATGCGCGGCGGTCATGCAGGCCTTCTTCGAAATGGGGGGTCGGATGATCGACTCCTCGCCCATGTACGGCTCCTCCCAGGAGGTGGTCGGAGATGGCCTCCGGAAGCTGGGGCATCCCCCTGCCCTTTTCGCGACGGACAAGGTCTGGATTTCTTCGGGCACGCGCGGGCCGTCGCAGATCGAGGAGTCGCGCCGCCTGTGGGACGTGCCCCGCTTCGACCTGCTTCAGGTGCACAACCTGCTGTCCTGGGAAGAGCATCTCAAGACGCTGTTCGCCATGAAGGCGGCAGGTCAGCTCCGCTACGTCGGCATCACGACGTCGGAGGGGCGGCGCCACGACCTGTTTGAAGATATCATGCGCCGACAGCCTCTCGATTTCGTGCAGCTTTCCTACAACATCATCGACCGCGAAGTGGAGGAGCGCATCCTGCCACTTGCGGCGGAGCGTGGAATGGGTGTCATCGTCAACCGCCCATTTCAGCAGGGCGTGCTGCTCCGCAGGCTATCGGGCCGCCCCCTGCCCTCCTGGGCCGCTGACATCGACGTTTCCAACTGGGCGCAGTTCGTCCTGAAGTTTATCATTTCCCATCCGGCCGTCACTGTGGTCATCCCGGCGACCAGCCAAGTCGCCCATGTGCGGGAGAACATGGCCGCAATGGCGGGGCCGATGCCTGATGCCGCGATGCGGCGACGCATGGCCGATTATGTAAGGGACCTCTGATGCCGGAATGGTGGACCTATTCGGCCGAAGACTTTTTGCTCTTCAGCCCTCGCACCTATTGGCGGTTGATCGAAAGGCACAACGAGGCGCTCTGGCCGGCGCATGTTTTGCTGCTGCTGCTCGGCGTCGCCATCCTGCTGGGTCTCATCCGGCCTCGCCCTTGGTCGCATCGGGCGATCGCCGGGACACTGGCCGTTTTATGGGCGTGGTTGGCCTGGAGCTTCCTATGGGAACGCTACGCCACCATCAACTGGGCCGCGTCCTATGTAGCGCTGCTTTTCGCGTTTCAGGCCATCCTGCTGGCCCTGATCGGGAGCCGGCTTCGCTGGTCGCTCTCCTGGACCGGCCGGGCGCCCGTAGGACTTGTGCTGTTCCTCTATGCCATAGCCCTGCATCCGCTCGCGGCGCTCCTCGCCGGGCGCCCCCCGCGTGGAGCCGAGGTCTTCGGCATCACACCGGACCCGACCGCAATCGCTACCATCGGCTTGGTTATGATGGCGGAAGGACGATGGTCGTGGTTGCTGCTCGCCGCGCCTATGGCTTGGTGCCTTGCCAGTTGGGCGACATTGCACAGCATGGGCGCACCGGAGCAATGGGTGCCTCTTGGGGCGGCACTGGTTGCCCTCATTCCGATCGCACGTCGGCGCACGGCCCGACTCCCCTCGACGGAGC
Proteins encoded:
- a CDS encoding DUF6064 family protein — encoded protein: MPEWWTYSAEDFLLFSPRTYWRLIERHNEALWPAHVLLLLLGVAILLGLIRPRPWSHRAIAGTLAVLWAWLAWSFLWERYATINWAASYVALLFAFQAILLALIGSRLRWSLSWTGRAPVGLVLFLYAIALHPLAALLAGRPPRGAEVFGITPDPTAIATIGLVMMAEGRWSWLLLAAPMAWCLASWATLHSMGAPEQWVPLGAALVALIPIARRRTARLPSTEHS
- a CDS encoding aldo/keto reductase, which translates into the protein MRATRRAVLHGVLAGAALMMPRRVQAQIRETPVRRIPSSGEAIPPVGLGTWITFNVGDDPELRAECAAVMQAFFEMGGRMIDSSPMYGSSQEVVGDGLRKLGHPPALFATDKVWISSGTRGPSQIEESRRLWDVPRFDLLQVHNLLSWEEHLKTLFAMKAAGQLRYVGITTSEGRRHDLFEDIMRRQPLDFVQLSYNIIDREVEERILPLAAERGMGVIVNRPFQQGVLLRRLSGRPLPSWAADIDVSNWAQFVLKFIISHPAVTVVIPATSQVAHVRENMAAMAGPMPDAAMRRRMADYVRDL